The region GGATTTTTGGCCAAAAATAAGGATGGTGGCCAAAATTTACATGGAAAGATATGATTTTGATTTGTTGTGATTTGGTTGCAACAACTTGTGAGAACATATGCTTGGTTTAAATTGAAGATtgagttttttttagaaaaagggttttatttcagttttattttatttaaacggGTGaagggtttttatttttaaattaaatttctaggagatatgataaggaattaaagtgatagagatagaaatttgaaaaaaaaacccCTAATCACTGGTGGTGTGGCCGCGGGTTTTGTGTGGTGATAGGGTTgagatttgtttttttctttttcaaattaaGAGAGATAAAAACCTTATGTTAAAGAGTTGAGAATAGAAAAACCAACAGTATCACTTTTACGTTCACAACAACACTCTCAAGAAAACAAGGTTTTGCGTGTTGAGGCTAGAGAGAAGAGTGAGAACTCGCGAGCAAGGCTGAGGAAGAAGAGCGTTCGTGACCTAGTTGAGGCATCATCACCCATCTTCTCTTATATTCGTTTCTGGCTAAGGTGAGGGTATTCAGTCCGGGTAGAGGTCTTAAGGTTGCTTTctaaatgcatgttttgtgATGCTTTATGCGTATGAGGTTGTGTATATGATGATGCTTGATAAATCCATGATGCTATGCGAAAATCTTGAAGTCTATGTGAAATCCTTTGATGTTGTAGAACCCTTGATGATATGCAGGATGGTGTGATAACATGctgtttttatttcttaaaagaGTTGGTTGCTATGCTTATATGATTCTTTCATTGAAAAGCATGATATGTATGATGTCAagatttgatgccatgatactTGTTGTATGCGTGTAACATGAGATTGTATGAGGTCAAGATTTGGAGACTTAAGAAAATTGTTTACTATTGTTTAATTTTAGTAACTTGAGATAAGAGTTGTGAACCATTCGCTTGCAAGTAGTGTGAATGATTATGGTAATAGTGCTAGGAATaagctatggaccatgagaacgatggtaccgttagagacaaacggtgtacttgcacgcgagggagatttgtggttgactgtgttggtcccacgtgataaccatgattgaGTCATGGGAtatggattgactgtgttggtctccatgtgactgtggattgactgtgttggtctccacgtgTTTTGGGTCGACTGTGTTGGTCCCCAAGTGaatgttcatctgcggatgatcgagattggatccaaggtgaaaggtggttgtgtgatgtgaggacgTTTAGCCTAACTGAGCCTTTAGGTTGTCTAACTATCGAAAAGAGAACATGTAATGCGATATTTACATTTTTACGCTTAATATACAAGTGTGATTGAGTTTTGCTGTATGGAAGTTGACCCTCTCTTGTTTGCTAcgtgtttgtttggggggggggggcttaACCCCAGATGACAATCGTGAGGAGGACGGGTCATTCTTGGGAGATCATTCTCCATGATGAGCAGAGAGGCGAAGCTTGGGTGGCCGACGAACACCAAGTCCGGAGAATCTACGTCGGCAGTGCTGCAATTCGGTGTTTTGACCAGCAAGGAAAGTGGCTCGAGACCCATTTGATGAAAGGAAGAGTGCAACTCATGTATGCTCCACAACGTTTTTAGATACCCCTTGAGGTGGATTCACAACAATCGTCAAACATGAGGTCTGAACCGGAGACGGATCCTTCAGAGTTCGTGCCAGAGGATGAGATGGAGATTTCGATGGATTCAAAGCTGATGCCGGGACATATGGCGGAggaagaagaacttctatcgtTGGAAGGAGAGCCTTGGAACTAGGAAGATCCATCTGACGACGAAAGGAGAGCTAGGAGCTTTGTCGATCGGCATGGCAACAATATGAGATGGGCGCGGGTGGTATCTACCAAGGTTTGCTAGATTACATGAGGGAGAAATTTCCAAGAGAACTGGCACAGGAGATTGAGACAACTTCCGGAGAAGAAGATTAGGGAAAGGGCTGAGAGTTATTATGTACTTGCTGGGGAGAGAGACTCGATTGGGCACTAAacacttttatttatttcagtttttgaataagttggattttGATGTAACCTTTACATTTTGATTTGAACCTATGGTTATACGTTTTGTTTCGAATGATCAATCGAAGGTTAATGTGATTTTATTTTCCGCATGGATGTTTGTGAAAATTAAGTTTAAAGAGCTTTTCGTAATAAATGGTTTGTcgttaattcaagattttaatTAATCGGCGAAACTCCTTGCGAAAAGTGatattggttactgtgtgactctcgagaaatcggggcgttacattgtggtatcagagctccggttgagaaaccagattACTAGGATTTGGGACACACGAGTTTGTGGACTCGGTTCTATTTTTGTTTTGGGTAGAAGTCATTTCTAGGTTTCCGCGGTGAGATTTGGGTAGaacttgtgtgctaagatgtttgctgaTTGTTTGTGATTTGTATCATTGTCGTGATACTTGCGATTGAGCGATTGATTATATTAGGATGTTTACTATTACTGAGACACCGGCATTCGGTTGTGGTTCTATTGCTAAACAGGATTTGCATCATGCCGCCGCAACGGGACCCAACAACCGCTCAACTTGCTCAGGCTATGGCCTAACTGGCTCAGGTGATGACCCTACAGGCTAATGCGGCTGCTACTTAGGCTGAGGCTCAGGCTCAGCGGGATGCTGAGGAACATGCCAGAAGGGCACAGAGAGTGGAACGCGATCTGGCGCAGGACCAGATTAGGATGCGAGCTGATTTCAATCGACACGGCCCACCTAAGTTTCAAGGTGAGGTGGAGCCGGAAAAGGCTGATCTGTGGATTCAGGAAATGGAGAAAATCTTTAAGCTCTCCTCCATACATCGGAAGGAGAAAAGGTGGGTTTGGCTACCTTCATGCTGAAGGGAGATGCTAAATATTGGTGGAGGAGTGCTAGACAACTGATGACCGACAATCACACTACTAGAAAAAGTATTTTCTACATCAGGGTTTTTACAACGGTTAATGAAATACCTGATGTGAAAGATAAACCggtggcaatattgaaattattgtgaacttttatgagagttttcacatcagttgggaatatatccgatgtgaaaagtaattcGTGAAGAGTTTTTACAATGGTTGATACAATAAGCGATGTAAAAGCTTACAAGGTAATTTTCTTCGACACTGTAAATTCATTCCTCCTTTTGGTTGAACATTCCGCCAAACTCCTCCCCTTCAAGTTCCATGACTTCGACCTCTCCCTCCTTCGCATCCTTCAACCACACCCTTTTTCCCTAAGATGGAAATCGATTTCCAATCTCCTCTGTTGACTTAGATATCGGTTTGAACAGTGGAAATCGGTTACCAATTGTTACTGGAATTTCAACCaaaaaactaagtttttcaaTCCTGATACCTCTTACATGTCTTTCTCCAATTGACTGAGTTTTTATGTGTCTTTGTTTATTATTTCTTAAGGCTCAATTTTTCAAATATGGCAATTGTGTGCAGGTGATTGTGAAGAAAGCTGACAGAACTGGTATTCCAGTAAGAATTGGTAAGAAGAAGTAAGTTGCCTACTGTCTTGCCTTTTTTCTCTGCAGAATCAAGTCTACGACTAGCTTTGTTGTGTTTAGATTATAATCTTGCTATCTTGtatctttcttttatttattgctAGTATAATAGGCTATGTCTTTATCTTGGTCTCAATGCATTGGCATAGTTAATTGGCCTCCAGCACTACAGAGCCACTACTGCTTGACTTTGTTATGATCTAGTTTGGAGATCATTTAACTGAACAAGAAATATGGTTGGCTAAATATTTAAGACCAACTAGCTAAGTAGGGATTTCGGGTAATATGACTTATGCATAGTGAATTAGTGATGGTTGTTTGGATGAGGGATTGTTCTGATTTATGTTACCTTTGAATGAAACTGATATTTTTTTGAGCATGTCTTGAACATTGAAGTGTGATATTTTTCTGGTTGGATGGAGTAAATATTTTCAATGTAAGAGAGGTGTGTGATCAGAGCTCAAGGGTAGTTGGTTTCTGGGAATTCTTTTCCATGATATATTGTATTCTGTTAGAGTATGCAATATACTTAGTCATTACAAGCTGATAATTTATGATGTGAATAGACTCTTAGTGGGTTAGTTTCTGTACTCAGGCTCTAACTAATTCTATTTCTGTTAAAGAGCTCAACTTGTACAGGGATTTATATACCCTCATTCAAACAACTTATAGATAGGTAGTTCCTTACTGTCCTGTATGACATTCTGAATAGTCCAAGCCATTGATTCAGATCTCATAGCATTTATAACAGAGAGAGAATCTGATTCAACAATCATGCTTATTTGTTTCTTTGAAGGTTCATGGATTGGAGCTTATTGCTTTAAAGtttgctgttttttttatcCAACCTAGAGAATATTAATACTACCATGAAATGATCATAACATGAGAAGGATATACAATAGTAAAATAGGCTACCAAGCATATATAGATCCAAATCCATATGAAAGGAAATAAATTAAGCATGATCTTTGTATGAAACATATACAAATTTGCTGGAATACGATATATTTATATAGTTCACACTTTACAGAACCAACACAAAGATCATAAAAGGAAAAGATATAGAATTAGAGAGGTGAATATGCATGAAAGTTTATTCAACTCACTGGAAGATATTGCAGGCAGCATATCAATATAGAGATCTTTCTCCAATTTTTGGAAATGGCCAGCAGCTACTAGCTAGAAACTCAAAGCTGAGAAATGAGAATGATTGATTGCATGTGGTTAACCCTTATGTTTTGTCTTTGGTGTTTTGTTCTCTGTTTCCTACTTGGATGGGCTGTTTCCAAACTATTTCATCTTCCTTTTTAATATATCTttatcctttcaaaaaaaaagtgtaaatCATTAGTCATTCAAGTACTGTTATCTCTTGCATTCAGTACAAAATATAGAGCAAGAGATGCCTAGCATCTGTTAACTTCTTTCTGCTGGTTTTTGCTATATAAAGTTGATTGGTGTTTTAACTGATGCAGCCCACATTACACAATGATCTTCATTCACAAATGAAGAATATTGCTACAAAGTAAGTGTATATTTTATGTCGcttttgttatatattattatGTCCTTTTACACTAAAATGTATAACTTACTTCGATGattgttttttatatagagCTATGGCGGTTTATCAATTGGCTAAGGGTAATAAAAAAAAGACTCAATGGCTTCATCCCAAAGTAAGTGTAGTGTAGATTATGGTTGCGTCTTGATGTTGCTGTTTATACTACTTAACACTGGCTGTAATATGTACtgttttgatatatatattcAGTGTATAAAAATCTATTCATTTGTAGGCAAGGTTGCAGCCTAATGGGAATGATTGTGGATATTATGTGATGAAGAATATGGTTGACATTGTCTCTGCTAGTATTACTAAGTCTTGGATGGAGGTATTACAAATGTTTGTCTCCCTATTTGTCTCATTGTTTGAGTTTTCATCAAAATGTCACAAAATAGGTATTTTAACCTATTCTACAAATTGTAGGTATTCAATGATCCAACGGCATTAACAGAATAAGAGTTGTATGATTTGCGAAACAGTTGGGCAACTTGCTTTCTTGACTTGTATAAACCTTAGAATTTATTTGGTATGTATTTAAAGTTTGTGCCTAAACAGTCTGAATTAAAGTTTGGGCAACTTGTTTTTTACATTATAACATGGATTGCTGATCTCTGTATTTATTGCATCTGTTTATAGGGTTCAAAGTTGCTCACCTCCGCTACTCTCCTAATTTATGCTTATGGTGCTGGTGGCTTTCTTGCTTGGGGGCATTAATTTGCTGAACTGTTGCTGTTTTGCTGAATTGTTGTTGTGTTGCTGTTTAACTATTTTGTCCTATTTTCATGAGCTGTTGCTGTTTAACTACATTTAAAGAACTAGAATTGCTGAATTGTTCTAGTTCTTTTAggctattatgtttttttttgctgggaccttggatgtttaactcacttgagagtgtgttctcaagatctctttttattttaataaattttcattaaaaaaaatatgtatattcaggtcaaattcgtgtaaaaaaaaaaaagaaaaaaaaatggttgaGCATTTACATCGGTTTTTagtctaaccgatgtgaaaagtatacatttcacatcggttttttgtctaaccgatgtgaaaagtatacatttcacatcggttggctgattgaaccgatgtgaaaagtgtacatttcacatcagttggtTGACTTAACCGCCCATCGGTTATAAACCCGATGTAAAAAGGTTAGGAGATACCACATCAACATTGTTTACATCGGATAAAAACCGAtgttaaaactcaaaaatacccgatgtgaaaactagtttttctagtagtgtcAGGTGGTCGTTACTTGGGACTTGTTCAAGAGAACTTTCATGAACAAGTACTTTCCTGAAACTGCCAGGGAAGATATGGAGAACCAGTTCCTCAGGCTGAGGCAAGGAACCACGACTGTAGGGGAGTATGCTGCAAGGTTGGAGACTCTGTCGAAACATTTCCGTTTCTTTCAGATGCAAGTGGATGAACCATACCTCTGCAACTGTTTTATGATTGGGTTGAGAAATGATATTGAGGAGTCCGTAAGGCCTTTGGGAATCAGGGTTTATCAACAGCTGGTTGAGAAGGCCCGGGAAGTTGAAACTATGAAGAATCGTCGGGGAAGCCGACAAGAGAGTGGAGGACCCATTCGTACTGGACAGAAACAGGTAGGAAAGACTGACAGGGGTAAGGCACCTCAGAGCAAACCATACCAACGACCCAGTGATAAGGTGCCATTTTCAGGAAAAGGAGAGGCGACTGTTCCGAAGGAGGACATTGTCTGTTTCAAGTGCAACCAAAAGGGACACTATGCTAATGAGTGCGGAAAGGAGATCATATGCTGGAATTGTCAGAAACCGGGGCACATTGAGAGGAATTACCCTAATGCAACCAAAGCTGAACCAGCACTGAATGTTGCAAAAGGAAAGCGACCTACAACTAAGGGGCGCGTGTTTGCTATAACTGGAGAGCAGGAAGAGGGTTCTGATGATCTCATACAGGGTACGTGTACCATTTCCGGAGCTCCTTTGATTGTTTTATTTGACTCGGGTGCTACGCATTCGTTTATATCTGTGAACTGTGCGAAGAGATTAGAGCTGCTAACTGTAGAGTTACACTTTGACTTGGTGGTATCGACCCCTGCCACCAGTAGCTTAGTTACACGTACGACATGTTTACAAAGTCCGTTGGTCTATGAAGATCGGAAGTTTCGAGCAAACCTCGTCAGCTTAGGGCTCGAACAGCTAGATGTTATtctgggaatggattggttggctCAATACCATGTTCTcttggattgtgctaataagACCGTGATATTTCCGGATTCAGGCATCTTGGATTACCTGAACTCGTACACACTAAGGAAAGGTTCCTTAGCGTTCGTAAATTCGATCGTAGCTGAGGTGAAGAATGATGGCGACGTACGGAACATACCAATAGTACAAGACTTTACTGATGTATTTTCGAAAGACGTACCTGGATAACCACCGGAAAGAGAAACCGAGTTTACCATTGATGTGATGCCCGGCACGGGATCGATATCGATGACACCTTATCGGATGGCGCCAGCAGAGATGGCCGAGTTAGCAAAGCAGTTGGAGGATCTCTCTTGAAAGAgatttattcgaccaagtgtgTCGCCATGGGAAGCACCAGTgttgttggtaaagaagaaggacgaGAGATCCAGACTCTGTGTGGATTACCGACAACTTAACAAGGTTAcggtgaagaatcgttatccgattCCACgtatagatgatttgatggatcaacttcggggagctgcggttttctcgaagatagactTGACGTCAGGATATCATCATATCCGAGTTAagtgttccgtgctagaacatagaaagggaaggtagtacccaaagtgtgaggaaagtgatgtgaatgcttagagagagaaactctaaccgcttagagagagaaaatgtaacttaatttcaatgctattatttctcaaatgagctcaaagtcctttacaattgatattcccctcctatttatagaggtggagctGGGCTTTTGCGCCTCTATCCTatccaaatgggccagttgggcctcgggaagggaggcccaaggccATGGCGCGTCCCCCGCCCAAGGTCAGGTTTCCTGGGCGAGGTACCCTGGGGTCtcacccagtccacaagtccacaagacaccgagctcgaagcatgagagctaagtgtgtctttaagcaagAAACAAGGTGAGAGCCCCAAGGATGCCGACTAAAACTTAAAAACATAAAATCTAGAAGTAAAAAAcgatggccaacatggcctgataAATAAAGCCTTTAGCAATCGACAC is a window of Lotus japonicus ecotype B-129 chromosome 5, LjGifu_v1.2 DNA encoding:
- the LOC130719434 gene encoding uncharacterized protein LOC130719434 — translated: MNKYFPETAREDMENQFLRLRQGTTTVGEYAARLETLSKHFRFFQMQVDEPYLCNCFMIGLRNDIEESVRPLGIRVYQQLVEKAREVETMKNRRGSRQESGGPIRTGQKQVGKTDRGKAPQSKPYQRPSDKVPFSGKGEATVPKEDIVCFKCNQKGHYANECGKEIICWNCQKPGHIERNYPNATKAEPALNVAKGKRPTTKGRVFAITGEQEEGSDDLIQGTCTISGAPLIVLFDSGATHSFISVNCAKRLELLTVELHFDLVVSTPATSSLVTRTTCLQSPLVYEDRKFRANLVSLGLEQLDVILGMDWLAQYHVLLDCANKTVIFPDSGILDYLNSYTLRKGSLAFVNSIVAEVKNDGDVRNIPIVQDFTDVFSKDVPG